In Streptomyces sp. DG2A-72, one genomic interval encodes:
- a CDS encoding LCP family protein, whose amino-acid sequence MTLSVEEKEGTPLGHRRRPQRKHRLLRWSATTLSVLILGTAGAGYLYYQHLNDNIVKGERASGDSKVGRATPNAAGQTPLNILLIGSDSRNSDENVALGGSRDNRGNPPLGDVQMLIHLSADRKSAAVVSIPRDTRVDIPECKDPDTGKTYPPTNTIINESLARGGAGCTLATWQNLTGVYIDHWMTIDFAGVVSMADAIGGVEVCVKQNVWDRPLPGVPGGSGLKLTAGRKKVEGKQALQWLRTRHAWGSDPLRARAQHMYLNSMLRTLKQQNVFSDTGRLMNLAEAATKSLKVSQEIGTVKQLYDLGTQLRTVPTDRITMTTLPTVQDAQNSDHLVPDGAAAEKIWSMLRDDVPFDDKGPKAQEKKPASKEPTATAVDKAAVGVLVQNATQSSTTAPVSGRAGTVAQALVSKGFTKATADTSATLSEDRTVVRYPSAELQDDAQAVAKSLGIPMSSVKKSTDVSGVTVVVGGDWRTGTTYPKQSAPKAGDLPGNSDEINGSDTKQCMDVYAPYRW is encoded by the coding sequence ATGACGCTCAGCGTTGAGGAGAAAGAGGGGACGCCGCTCGGACACCGCCGGCGGCCCCAGCGCAAGCACCGGTTGCTGAGATGGTCCGCGACGACGCTTTCGGTGCTGATACTCGGGACGGCCGGCGCCGGATACCTCTACTACCAGCACCTGAACGACAACATCGTGAAGGGCGAGCGCGCCAGCGGCGACTCCAAGGTGGGCAGGGCCACCCCGAACGCCGCCGGGCAGACCCCGCTGAACATCCTGCTGATCGGCTCCGACAGCCGTAACTCCGACGAGAACGTGGCACTGGGCGGCAGCCGGGACAACCGCGGCAACCCGCCGCTCGGCGATGTGCAGATGCTCATCCACCTCTCCGCGGACCGCAAGAGCGCGGCCGTGGTGAGCATTCCCCGGGACACCCGGGTCGACATCCCCGAGTGCAAGGACCCCGACACCGGCAAGACGTATCCGCCCACCAACACGATCATCAACGAGTCGCTGGCCCGTGGCGGAGCCGGCTGCACGCTGGCCACCTGGCAGAACCTCACCGGCGTCTACATCGACCACTGGATGACCATCGACTTCGCGGGCGTGGTGAGCATGGCGGACGCCATCGGCGGCGTCGAGGTGTGTGTGAAGCAGAACGTGTGGGACCGTCCGCTGCCGGGTGTGCCCGGCGGCTCCGGCCTGAAGCTGACGGCCGGCCGCAAGAAGGTCGAGGGCAAGCAGGCGCTCCAGTGGCTGCGCACCCGGCACGCCTGGGGCAGCGACCCGCTGCGGGCGCGGGCCCAGCACATGTACCTGAACTCGATGCTCCGCACCCTCAAGCAGCAGAACGTCTTCAGCGACACCGGCCGGCTGATGAACCTGGCCGAGGCGGCCACGAAGTCCCTGAAGGTCTCCCAGGAGATCGGCACCGTCAAGCAGCTCTACGACCTGGGCACGCAGCTCAGGACGGTGCCCACCGACCGGATCACCATGACGACGCTGCCCACGGTCCAGGACGCCCAGAACAGCGACCACTTGGTGCCGGACGGCGCCGCCGCCGAGAAGATCTGGTCGATGCTCCGCGACGACGTGCCCTTCGACGACAAGGGCCCGAAGGCGCAGGAGAAGAAGCCGGCGAGCAAGGAGCCGACCGCCACCGCCGTGGACAAGGCCGCGGTCGGCGTCCTGGTGCAGAACGCCACGCAGTCCTCCACCACCGCCCCGGTCTCCGGTCGCGCCGGCACGGTCGCCCAGGCCCTGGTGTCCAAGGGCTTCACCAAGGCCACGGCGGACACCTCGGCGACACTCTCCGAGGACCGGACGGTCGTGCGCTACCCGAGCGCCGAATTGCAGGACGACGCCCAGGCTGTCGCCAAGTCCCTGGGGATTCCCATGAGTTCGGTGAAGAAGTCGACCGACGTCTCCGGTGTCACGGTCGTCGTCGGCGGCGACTGGCGCACGGGCACCACGTACCCGAAGCAGTCGGCGCCCAAGGCGGGGGATCTGCCGGGCAACTCCGACGAAATCAACGGCTCGGACACCAAGCAGTGCATGGACGTGTACGCGCCCTACCGCTGGTGA
- a CDS encoding LCP family protein, translating into MDAQGRGRGDDIDPADQWVLNPNTGEYELRLSPSAPQSSVPRPRRPAAETGTGAPRSRTSPKAPGRDIPPQRKRRGVPPEEPLPGRRGRRPAKQKKSKAKRAVLWTGGTMAFVLVAAAGAGYLYLQYLAGNVSTTDIGDAGASNFSKDEAFNILVIGTDKRTGEGNGSYGDAGSVGHADTTILLHVSKDRSNATALSIPRDLIVDIPDCPTTQEDGTETVIPGQEGVRFNRSLGESGRDAGCTMRTVKAATGIQPDHFMMADFNAVKTLTTAVDGVKVCVEDAVNDKQSKLVLPAGESTVEGEQALAFLRTRKSFGNSGDLDRIKVQQQFLGSLMRKMSSGNTLTNPAKLLKLAEAATKALTVDEPIGSVNTLKDIALELKKVPTKNITFTTIPVKDNPAEVVKATVVVDETKAPQVFDMITNDISFTEVKAQEKKEKAAVAARLKGTKADASEVRVRILNGGAVAGSAQAELAYLQTEAGVTKSENAGNAEATQAKTTLEYAPDQADQARRLADIMGLSGSAMKPGESVDNAQGLPTMTLILGKDFKGAGVKLNSASAATPDVEKSTADKVQCAS; encoded by the coding sequence GTGGACGCGCAAGGCCGTGGGCGGGGGGACGACATCGATCCCGCAGACCAGTGGGTACTCAATCCGAACACCGGCGAATACGAACTGCGACTGAGCCCTTCCGCTCCGCAGTCGTCGGTTCCCCGGCCCCGCAGACCAGCGGCCGAAACAGGCACGGGTGCTCCCCGAAGCCGTACGTCTCCCAAGGCCCCCGGCCGCGACATCCCGCCGCAGCGCAAGCGCCGCGGGGTCCCGCCGGAGGAGCCGCTGCCCGGGCGGCGTGGTCGCCGGCCGGCGAAGCAGAAGAAGTCGAAGGCGAAGAGGGCCGTGCTGTGGACCGGCGGCACCATGGCGTTCGTCCTCGTCGCCGCGGCGGGCGCCGGATACCTCTACCTCCAGTACTTGGCAGGCAACGTCTCGACGACGGACATCGGCGACGCGGGCGCCAGCAACTTCAGCAAGGACGAGGCCTTCAACATCCTCGTCATCGGCACCGACAAGCGGACCGGTGAGGGCAACGGGAGTTACGGCGACGCCGGCAGCGTCGGGCACGCCGACACCACGATCCTGCTGCACGTCTCCAAGGACCGCTCGAACGCGACCGCGCTGAGCATCCCCCGTGACCTGATCGTCGACATCCCGGACTGTCCGACGACGCAGGAGGACGGCACCGAGACGGTGATTCCGGGGCAGGAAGGCGTCCGCTTCAACCGGAGCCTCGGCGAGAGCGGCCGGGACGCGGGCTGCACCATGCGCACCGTGAAGGCGGCCACGGGCATCCAGCCGGACCACTTCATGATGGCCGACTTCAACGCGGTGAAGACGCTGACCACGGCCGTGGACGGCGTCAAGGTCTGTGTGGAGGACGCGGTCAACGACAAGCAGTCGAAGCTGGTCCTGCCCGCCGGCGAGTCGACGGTCGAGGGCGAGCAGGCACTCGCCTTCCTGCGCACCCGGAAGAGCTTCGGCAACAGCGGCGACCTGGACCGCATCAAGGTGCAGCAGCAGTTCCTGGGCTCGCTGATGCGCAAGATGTCCTCCGGCAACACCCTCACCAACCCCGCCAAGCTGCTGAAGCTGGCCGAGGCCGCCACCAAGGCGCTGACCGTGGACGAGCCGATCGGCAGCGTCAACACGCTCAAGGACATCGCCCTGGAGCTGAAGAAGGTGCCGACGAAGAACATCACCTTCACCACGATCCCGGTGAAGGACAACCCCGCCGAGGTGGTCAAGGCGACGGTCGTCGTCGACGAGACGAAGGCGCCCCAGGTCTTCGACATGATCACGAACGACATCTCGTTCACCGAGGTCAAGGCGCAGGAGAAGAAGGAGAAGGCCGCGGTCGCCGCCCGGCTGAAGGGCACCAAGGCCGACGCCTCCGAGGTGCGGGTGCGGATCCTCAACGGCGGTGCCGTCGCCGGCAGTGCGCAGGCGGAGCTGGCCTACCTGCAGACCGAGGCGGGCGTGACCAAGTCGGAAAACGCGGGCAACGCCGAGGCAACGCAGGCGAAAACCACTCTGGAGTACGCTCCCGACCAGGCGGACCAGGCGCGTCGGCTCGCCGACATCATGGGCCTGTCCGGTTCGGCGATGAAGCCGGGCGAGAGCGTGGACAACGCCCAGGGTCTGCCGACGATGACCCTGATCCTCGGCAAGGACTTCAAGGGCGCGGGCGTCAAGCTCAACTCCGCCTCGGCAGCGACGCCGGACGTGGAGAAGTCCACCGCCGACAAGGTCCAGTGCGCCAGTTGA
- a CDS encoding LCP family protein — protein sequence MNDWPEAWSDDNRGGRYGRGSASAQPEGARVMRQVRRGPAAAPPGQSAYGGGVPQQQSYVNGGYDDAYDSGYNTGQVYGTPGGGGPGGPDDPYNPRPRPNWRRRIKWTALTLVTLLVVVSIGTYFWADSKLNRDVDLSKVIDRPEAGAGTNYLIVGSDSRAGMSEEEKKKLHTGSAEGKRTDSMMILHTGDNGPTLISLPRDSDVEIPTFVGSESGKTFQGTGRHVKLNAAYAEDGPELLVRTVEFNTGLHIDHYVEIGFAGFANIVDAVGGVEIDIPKGGMKDTKSGANFEAGPQTLNGEQALAFVRTRYALAGSDLDRTKNQQKFLAALANQTATPSTVLNPFKLYPTMGAGLDTLVVDKDMSLFDLADMFWAMKGVTGGDGKSMNMPISGSSGGNLVWDEAKVKTLVSQLKNDEKVTVSGN from the coding sequence ATGAACGATTGGCCCGAGGCATGGTCCGACGACAACCGCGGCGGCCGGTACGGACGCGGCAGCGCGAGCGCACAGCCCGAGGGCGCGCGCGTGATGCGGCAGGTCCGCCGCGGCCCGGCGGCGGCACCGCCCGGGCAGAGCGCGTACGGCGGCGGGGTCCCGCAGCAGCAGTCGTACGTCAATGGCGGCTACGACGACGCGTACGACAGCGGCTACAACACAGGACAGGTCTACGGCACCCCCGGCGGCGGGGGGCCGGGCGGCCCTGACGACCCGTATAACCCGCGGCCCCGGCCGAACTGGCGCCGCCGCATCAAGTGGACGGCACTCACGCTGGTGACGCTGCTGGTCGTGGTGTCCATCGGCACGTACTTCTGGGCCGACTCCAAGCTCAACCGCGATGTCGACCTGTCGAAGGTGATCGACCGGCCGGAGGCGGGCGCGGGCACGAACTATCTGATCGTCGGCTCCGACAGCCGTGCCGGTATGTCGGAGGAGGAGAAGAAGAAGCTGCACACCGGATCTGCCGAGGGCAAGCGCACGGACTCGATGATGATCCTGCACACCGGCGACAACGGCCCGACGCTGATCTCCCTGCCGCGTGACTCGGACGTGGAGATCCCGACCTTCGTCGGCTCCGAGTCCGGCAAGACGTTCCAGGGCACGGGCCGGCACGTGAAGCTGAACGCGGCCTACGCGGAGGACGGTCCCGAACTGCTCGTACGGACCGTGGAGTTCAACACGGGCCTGCACATCGACCACTACGTCGAGATCGGCTTCGCGGGCTTCGCGAACATCGTGGACGCGGTGGGCGGCGTGGAGATCGACATCCCCAAGGGCGGGATGAAGGACACCAAGTCCGGCGCGAACTTCGAGGCGGGCCCGCAGACCCTGAACGGCGAGCAGGCCCTGGCCTTCGTCCGCACCCGGTACGCGCTCGCGGGCAGCGACCTGGACCGTACGAAGAACCAGCAGAAGTTCCTCGCGGCCCTGGCCAACCAGACCGCGACGCCGAGCACGGTCCTCAACCCCTTCAAGCTCTACCCGACGATGGGCGCGGGCCTCGACACCCTCGTCGTCGACAAGGACATGAGCCTGTTCGACCTGGCGGACATGTTCTGGGCGATGAAGGGCGTCACCGGCGGCGACGGCAAGTCCATGAACATGCCGATCTCCGGCTCCTCCGGCGGCAACCTCGTCTGGGACGAGGCCAAGGTCAAGACGCTGGTCAGCCAGCTGAAGAACGACGAGAAGGTCACCGTCTCGGGCAACTGA
- a CDS encoding LCP family protein, giving the protein MRVVTTLSVVILASAGIGHSVITSLDSDIARVDPFKDMKNRPQAGDGMNVLLVGTDSRDKIGEAERREYRLGGEPCHCTDTIMIVHISEDRERASVVSLPRDSYAETPPHVDQTTGKRHHGHPLKINAAYAEGGPQLTVRTVEHMTHVKIDHYLEVDFTSFMKTVDVVGGVKICLAEPMKDMYTGLDLPAGTHQLRGGEALQFVRSRHVDGASDLGRMKRQQRFMAALIDQATSSGVLLNPIKFRDVTRAVLGSVRANKGFGTDELLDLGRAMRNFSPSSSEFTTVPIGQMGYAVKDVGSTLKWDPVKADRIFQALRQDKPLALQRPKSTAVSVEVAPQQIRVQVENGSPTPGLGTRADKQLAASGFLTTRQPVTAREAVKRTVVTFDPRWDRSAKTLAAALPGSELRAVKGQGPMLKVIVGPDFREVRKVRADDPEQTEPGVVRGDEVKCG; this is encoded by the coding sequence ATGCGGGTGGTGACCACGCTGTCCGTGGTGATCCTCGCCTCCGCCGGCATCGGGCACTCGGTGATCACCAGCCTCGACTCCGACATCGCCCGGGTCGACCCCTTCAAGGACATGAAGAACCGTCCGCAGGCCGGCGACGGCATGAACGTGCTGCTGGTCGGCACCGACAGCCGCGACAAGATCGGCGAGGCGGAGCGGCGCGAGTACCGGCTGGGCGGCGAGCCCTGCCACTGCACCGACACGATCATGATCGTGCACATCTCGGAGGACCGGGAGCGGGCGAGCGTGGTGAGCCTGCCGCGCGACTCGTACGCCGAGACGCCCCCGCATGTCGACCAGACCACCGGCAAGCGGCACCACGGCCATCCCCTCAAGATCAACGCTGCGTACGCGGAGGGCGGGCCGCAGCTGACCGTGCGGACCGTCGAGCACATGACGCATGTGAAGATCGACCACTATCTGGAGGTCGACTTCACCAGCTTCATGAAGACCGTGGACGTCGTCGGCGGCGTGAAGATCTGCCTCGCCGAGCCGATGAAGGACATGTACACCGGGCTCGACCTGCCGGCCGGCACGCATCAGCTGAGGGGCGGTGAGGCGCTGCAGTTCGTCCGCTCCCGGCATGTCGACGGGGCCTCCGACCTCGGCCGGATGAAGCGGCAGCAGCGGTTCATGGCCGCGCTGATCGACCAGGCCACGTCGTCCGGGGTGCTGCTGAACCCGATCAAGTTCCGGGACGTGACGCGGGCGGTGCTCGGCTCCGTGCGGGCCAACAAGGGCTTCGGCACGGACGAACTGCTGGACCTCGGGCGGGCGATGCGGAACTTCTCCCCCTCCTCGTCCGAGTTCACGACCGTGCCGATCGGCCAGATGGGATACGCCGTCAAGGACGTCGGTTCCACGCTGAAGTGGGACCCCGTCAAGGCGGACCGGATCTTCCAGGCCCTGCGCCAGGACAAGCCACTGGCCCTGCAACGGCCGAAGAGCACGGCCGTCAGCGTCGAGGTGGCCCCGCAGCAGATCCGCGTCCAGGTGGAGAACGGGTCGCCCACCCCAGGGCTCGGCACGCGCGCGGACAAGCAGCTGGCGGCGAGCGGGTTCCTGACCACCCGGCAACCGGTGACGGCGCGGGAAGCCGTGAAGCGGACGGTCGTCACCTTCGACCCCCGCTGGGACCGCTCCGCGAAGACGCTGGCCGCCGCGCTGCCGGGGAGCGAGCTGCGCGCGGTCAAGGGGCAGGGGCCGATGCTGAAGGTGATCGTCGGGCCGGACTTCCGGGAGGTGCGCAAGGTGCGGGCCGACGATCCGGAGCAGACGGAGCCCGGGGTGGTACGGGGGGACGAGGTGAAGTGCGGGTGA
- a CDS encoding four-helix bundle copper-binding protein codes for MQQQSTSMTAMSKQMQDCVEACMTCHSVCEETMSSCMQMGGQAQMQIMRALMDCAETTRMCADMMMRRSPMSAEMCAMCAKACDMCAEACMSMPDDPQMMRCAEACRRCAATCRTMAGATM; via the coding sequence ATGCAGCAGCAGTCCACCAGCATGACCGCGATGAGCAAGCAGATGCAGGACTGCGTCGAGGCGTGCATGACGTGCCACAGCGTGTGCGAGGAGACCATGAGCTCCTGCATGCAGATGGGCGGCCAGGCTCAGATGCAGATCATGCGCGCGCTCATGGACTGCGCCGAGACGACCCGTATGTGCGCGGACATGATGATGCGCCGCTCGCCCATGTCGGCCGAGATGTGCGCGATGTGCGCCAAGGCCTGCGACATGTGCGCCGAGGCGTGTATGTCCATGCCGGACGACCCCCAGATGATGCGCTGCGCCGAGGCGTGTCGCCGCTGCGCCGCGACCTGCCGCACGATGGCCGGCGCCACGATGTGA
- a CDS encoding LCP family protein: protein MPVAEGAGERDDAEGDGRHGTRRPRQGRRVLRWSAMTLAVLILGVSGAGYLYYRHLNGNIKQDQLNLGDSKLAEPTPNSAGQTPLNILLIGSDARDTEENQKLGGARETFGATPLADVQMLVHLSADRTNMSVVSMPRDTLVQIPKCTDPDDGEVYEASDGRVMTNRSLGHGGPGCTVATWQELTGIRIDHFMMVDFAGVVSMADAIGGVPVCVDANIYSKDSQGHGSGLRLEKGTHPVQGEQALQWLRTRYGFEDGSDLARAKAQHMYLNSMVRVLRENATLSNPNKLRRLAERATAAITVDPGLGTVKALYDLSNELRKVEPKRITMTTMPNRYVGARVEPTEDAEQLFRLVREDIALDGKDAKKRPGKAAEQAADDPAAPDSEIAVLVQNGTGTDTLAPQNGRASDVVNLLVGKGFDEAIADPAAAGGEATTLVRYPSADLEGDARAVAKSLGIPARSVEQSTDVSGVTLVVGADWREGTTYKAPKTDDTTPDSAEALNGADDEACMHVNPGFTW from the coding sequence GTGCCGGTCGCCGAGGGGGCCGGCGAGCGGGACGACGCGGAGGGTGACGGCCGGCACGGCACACGCCGGCCGAGGCAGGGGCGGCGGGTGCTTCGCTGGTCGGCGATGACCCTGGCGGTCCTCATACTCGGCGTATCCGGCGCCGGATACCTCTACTACCGCCACCTGAACGGCAACATCAAGCAGGACCAGCTCAACCTGGGCGACAGCAAGCTCGCCGAGCCCACGCCGAACTCCGCGGGCCAGACCCCGCTGAACATCCTGCTCATCGGCTCCGACGCACGGGACACCGAGGAGAACCAGAAGCTCGGCGGCGCCCGGGAGACCTTCGGCGCGACCCCGCTGGCCGATGTGCAGATGCTGGTGCACCTGTCCGCCGACCGCACCAACATGTCGGTCGTCAGCATGCCGCGCGACACCCTCGTCCAGATCCCCAAGTGCACCGACCCCGACGACGGTGAGGTGTACGAGGCGAGCGACGGCCGGGTGATGACCAACCGGAGCCTCGGCCACGGCGGTCCCGGCTGCACGGTCGCCACCTGGCAGGAGCTCACCGGCATCCGCATCGACCACTTCATGATGGTCGACTTCGCGGGCGTGGTGTCGATGGCGGACGCCATAGGCGGCGTCCCGGTCTGCGTGGACGCCAACATCTACTCGAAGGACAGCCAGGGCCATGGCTCCGGTCTGAGACTGGAGAAGGGCACGCACCCCGTGCAGGGCGAGCAGGCCCTGCAGTGGCTGCGCACCCGCTACGGCTTCGAGGACGGCAGCGACCTGGCCCGCGCCAAGGCCCAGCACATGTACTTGAACTCGATGGTCCGCGTGCTGCGGGAGAACGCCACCCTGAGCAACCCGAACAAGCTGCGCCGCCTCGCCGAGCGCGCCACCGCGGCCATCACCGTCGACCCGGGCCTGGGCACCGTCAAGGCTCTCTACGACCTCAGCAACGAGCTGCGGAAGGTCGAGCCGAAACGCATCACCATGACCACGATGCCGAACCGGTACGTCGGCGCGCGCGTCGAGCCCACGGAGGACGCCGAGCAGCTCTTCCGGCTGGTGCGCGAGGACATCGCGCTGGACGGCAAGGACGCGAAGAAGAGGCCCGGGAAAGCCGCTGAGCAGGCGGCCGACGACCCCGCGGCCCCCGACTCCGAGATCGCGGTCCTGGTCCAGAACGGCACCGGGACCGACACCCTCGCCCCGCAGAACGGACGCGCGAGCGACGTGGTCAACCTGCTCGTCGGCAAGGGCTTCGACGAGGCGATCGCCGACCCGGCCGCCGCCGGAGGCGAGGCCACGACACTCGTCCGCTACCCCAGCGCCGACCTGGAGGGCGACGCCCGCGCCGTCGCCAAGTCCCTGGGGATTCCGGCGCGTTCGGTCGAGCAGTCGACCGACGTCTCCGGTGTCACGCTCGTGGTGGGAGCGGACTGGCGCGAGGGTACGACGTACAAGGCGCCGAAGACCGACGACACCACCCCGGACTCGGCGGAGGCCCTCAACGGGGCGGACGACGAGGCGTGTATGCATGTGAACCCGGGGTTCACGTGGTGA
- a CDS encoding glycosyltransferase family 2 protein — MNAKPDVQLPAVSVIMPVLDEERHLRGAVQAILAQEYAGEMEVVIALGPSTDRTDEIAAELVAEDPRVHTVPNPTGRTPAALNAAIKASRHPIVVRVDGHGMLSPNYIATAVRLLEETGAQNVGGIMHAEGENDWEHAVAAAMTSKIGVGNAAFHTGGEAQQAETVYLGVFRREALEQQGGYNEEFIRAQDWELNFRIREAGGLIWFSPELKVSYRPRPSMRELAKQYRNYGRWRHVVARYHEGSINLRYLAPPTAVCAIAAGVVVGALVTPWGFVIPGGYLAAIVLGSVPAGKGLPLKARLQIPVALATMHMSWGWGFLTSPRSLARKVIASRRPAVRVDADAR; from the coding sequence ATGAACGCCAAGCCCGACGTGCAGCTCCCCGCCGTGTCCGTGATCATGCCCGTCCTCGACGAGGAGCGGCATCTGCGCGGAGCCGTCCAAGCGATCCTCGCGCAGGAGTACGCCGGCGAGATGGAGGTCGTGATCGCCCTCGGTCCGTCCACGGACCGCACGGACGAGATCGCCGCCGAGTTGGTCGCCGAGGACCCTCGTGTGCACACCGTCCCCAACCCGACCGGCCGTACGCCGGCCGCGCTGAACGCCGCGATCAAGGCCTCCCGCCATCCGATCGTCGTCCGCGTCGACGGACACGGCATGCTCTCGCCGAACTACATCGCGACGGCCGTACGGCTCCTGGAGGAGACCGGCGCGCAGAACGTCGGCGGCATCATGCACGCCGAGGGCGAGAACGACTGGGAGCACGCGGTCGCCGCCGCGATGACGTCGAAGATCGGCGTGGGCAACGCGGCCTTCCACACGGGCGGCGAGGCACAGCAGGCCGAGACCGTGTACCTCGGGGTCTTCCGGCGCGAGGCGCTGGAGCAACAGGGCGGCTACAACGAGGAGTTCATCCGCGCCCAGGACTGGGAGCTCAACTTCCGGATCCGCGAGGCGGGCGGGCTGATCTGGTTCTCGCCCGAGCTGAAGGTGTCGTACCGGCCGCGGCCGAGCATGCGCGAACTCGCCAAGCAGTACCGGAACTACGGCCGTTGGCGGCACGTCGTCGCCCGCTACCACGAGGGCTCCATCAACCTGCGCTACCTCGCCCCGCCGACCGCCGTGTGCGCCATCGCGGCGGGCGTGGTCGTGGGCGCACTGGTGACGCCCTGGGGCTTCGTGATCCCCGGCGGCTATCTCGCGGCGATCGTCCTCGGCTCCGTCCCCGCGGGCAAGGGACTGCCGCTGAAGGCACGGCTGCAGATCCCTGTCGCGCTCGCCACCATGCACATGTCGTGGGGCTGGGGCTTCCTGACCAGTCCCCGCTCGCTGGCCCGCAAGGTGATCGCGAGCCGACGCCCCGCGGTGCGGGTGGACGCCGACGCGCGCTGA
- a CDS encoding SAM-dependent methyltransferase: MIGSSRFRTDVSHSARIWNYWLGGMGHYPVDAEVGDRILSLVPALPRSAVADRRFLARSVRYLAEEAGIRQFLDIGTGLPTTDNTHEIAQRVDPSCRIVCVDNDPLVFAHAHALLNSTPEGAAVFIEGDVHAPEAILRDAAETLDFGRPVAITMLGILNFVMRTDEAVSVVRRLLDAVPSGSYLVVSHPTTEVDGEAMTKAVDYWNGEGTAPMTLRSRAELVRFFEDVEILEPGIVTCSRWRPDAADGESADVTHFGGVGRKP; the protein is encoded by the coding sequence ATGATTGGCTCCTCTCGATTCCGCACCGATGTGTCGCACTCGGCGCGGATCTGGAACTACTGGCTCGGCGGCATGGGCCACTACCCGGTGGACGCCGAGGTCGGCGACCGGATCCTTTCGCTCGTGCCGGCGCTGCCCCGGTCGGCCGTCGCGGACCGGCGGTTTCTGGCGCGTTCTGTGCGGTATCTCGCCGAGGAGGCGGGAATCCGGCAGTTCCTGGACATCGGGACCGGGCTGCCCACCACCGACAACACCCATGAGATCGCCCAGCGGGTGGACCCGTCGTGCCGGATCGTCTGTGTGGACAACGACCCGCTCGTCTTCGCCCACGCCCACGCACTGCTCAACAGCACGCCGGAGGGTGCCGCCGTCTTCATCGAGGGCGATGTGCACGCCCCCGAGGCGATCCTGCGGGACGCGGCCGAGACGCTGGACTTCGGCCGCCCCGTCGCGATCACCATGCTGGGCATCCTGAACTTCGTGATGCGCACCGACGAGGCCGTCTCCGTCGTGCGCCGGCTGCTGGACGCCGTACCCTCCGGCAGCTACCTGGTCGTCTCCCACCCCACCACCGAGGTCGACGGCGAGGCGATGACCAAGGCGGTGGACTACTGGAACGGGGAGGGGACGGCGCCGATGACGCTGCGCAGCCGTGCCGAACTCGTCCGGTTCTTCGAGGACGTCGAGATCCTGGAGCCCGGCATCGTCACCTGCTCCCGCTGGCGCCCGGACGCCGCGGACGGCGAGAGTGCCGACGTCACCCACTTCGGCGGCGTGGGCAGGAAGCCGTAA
- a CDS encoding acyl-CoA thioesterase: MTDQASATESDTAAIPGKLISASRTTLSHIMTHSDTNLLGTVHGGVIMKLVDDAAGAVAGRHSGGPAVTASMDEMAFLEPVRVGDLVHVKAQVNWTGRTSMEVGVRVLAERWNESTPPTQVGSAYLVFAAVDADGKPRPVPPVIPETEKDKRRYQEAQIRRTHRLARRRAIMDLRERRAAEGFED; this comes from the coding sequence ATGACAGACCAGGCCAGCGCCACGGAATCCGACACCGCGGCCATACCGGGCAAGCTCATCTCGGCCTCCCGCACCACCCTCAGCCACATCATGACCCACAGCGACACCAACCTGCTGGGTACGGTGCACGGCGGAGTGATCATGAAGCTGGTCGACGACGCGGCGGGCGCGGTGGCCGGCCGGCACAGCGGCGGTCCCGCCGTCACGGCCTCCATGGACGAGATGGCCTTCCTCGAACCGGTCCGCGTGGGCGATCTGGTCCATGTGAAGGCCCAGGTCAACTGGACCGGCCGGACCTCGATGGAGGTCGGTGTGCGGGTGCTGGCCGAGCGCTGGAACGAGTCCACCCCGCCCACCCAGGTCGGCTCGGCCTACCTCGTCTTCGCCGCGGTCGACGCCGACGGCAAGCCGCGCCCCGTGCCACCGGTGATCCCGGAGACGGAGAAGGACAAGCGGCGCTACCAGGAGGCGCAGATCCGCCGAACCCACCGGCTGGCGCGACGCCGGGCGATCATGGACCTGCGTGAGCGGCGTGCGGCCGAGGGCTTCGAGGACTGA